From Clostridia bacterium, a single genomic window includes:
- a CDS encoding oligosaccharide flippase family protein — MKIDQLKAGVVLTYMSTFLTMLISFAYTPVMISILGQGEYGLYTLVNSVVANLGILSFGFRSGYIRFYSRYKVKDDKEDIARLNGMFMCVFTVIAIITLIAGGFLVANVETIFKEGLTAQEIKTAIVLMKILVVNIAISFPASVFTCFVTANEKYIFLKFTNMIKVVFSPLMNLPILLLGYGSIGMVFTTLIVNLIADVINIYYCFKKIGMKISFKKLDFSLLKEIWAFSSLIFLNIITEQVNWNVDKTLLGMFKGSVTVAIYGIAAQFNNLYLNISNSLSHVFIPRINNIVASDKGNHLLTNLFTKVGRIQFIILALVLEMYFFFGKYFITIWAGPEFADSFLVGAVLLTCVTVPSIQNLGIEIQRAKNIHKFGTLVYFYIALANIVVSIPLCKYYGALGAAFGTAGSLIVGNIIIMNIYYHKKVGIDIIDFWKKILSLFPSFIIPTVYGIFVNRFFVITNIFEFITQAFIMFVLYSISVFLFGMNEFEKNIILVPLNKILKKKVKK; from the coding sequence ATGAAGATTGATCAACTGAAAGCAGGAGTTGTTCTTACATATATGTCAACCTTCTTAACTATGCTTATATCATTTGCCTATACTCCTGTAATGATAAGTATATTAGGTCAGGGAGAGTACGGTCTTTATACATTGGTTAACTCCGTAGTGGCAAATCTCGGTATACTGAGTTTCGGTTTCAGAAGTGGTTATATTCGCTTTTATTCACGATATAAAGTAAAAGATGACAAAGAGGATATTGCAAGACTGAACGGAATGTTTATGTGTGTATTTACAGTTATTGCAATTATCACTCTTATAGCAGGTGGTTTTCTTGTTGCAAATGTTGAAACTATCTTTAAAGAAGGTTTGACAGCACAGGAAATCAAGACTGCAATAGTACTTATGAAAATACTTGTTGTAAATATTGCGATATCTTTTCCTGCAAGTGTTTTTACCTGTTTTGTTACAGCAAATGAAAAATATATATTTCTAAAGTTTACCAATATGATAAAAGTGGTATTCAGCCCTCTTATGAATCTGCCTATATTGCTATTAGGTTACGGTTCAATCGGAATGGTGTTTACCACACTTATTGTTAATCTTATTGCAGATGTAATAAATATTTATTACTGCTTTAAGAAAATAGGAATGAAAATATCCTTTAAAAAACTTGACTTTTCTTTACTAAAAGAAATATGGGCATTTTCATCACTGATATTCTTAAATATTATAACCGAACAGGTAAACTGGAATGTGGACAAAACCTTGCTTGGTATGTTCAAAGGGTCTGTAACAGTTGCGATATACGGTATTGCTGCTCAGTTTAATAATCTTTATTTAAATATATCAAACTCACTTTCCCATGTATTTATTCCTCGAATAAATAATATAGTCGCATCTGACAAGGGAAATCATCTGCTTACCAACCTTTTCACAAAGGTAGGAAGAATTCAGTTTATAATTCTTGCACTTGTTCTGGAAATGTACTTCTTCTTCGGAAAATACTTTATAACCATCTGGGCAGGTCCTGAATTTGCAGATTCTTTTTTAGTAGGTGCAGTACTTTTAACCTGTGTAACTGTACCATCTATCCAGAATCTTGGGATAGAAATTCAAAGAGCAAAAAACATTCATAAATTCGGAACTTTAGTGTATTTTTACATAGCACTTGCAAATATTGTTGTATCCATTCCTCTTTGTAAATACTATGGTGCTTTGGGAGCAGCATTTGGTACTGCAGGTTCACTTATTGTGGGTAACATTATTATAATGAATATCTATTACCATAAAAAAGTAGGAATTGATATAATAGATTTCTGGAAAAAGATACTATCTCTTTTCCCGTCCTTTATAATACCAACAGTTTATGGTATTTTTGTAAACAGATTCTTTGTGATAACTAATATTTTTGAATTTATTACTCAGGCATTTATAATGTTTGTACTGTATTCCATAAGCGTATTCTTATTTGGAATGAATGAATTTGAAAAAAATATTATTTTAGTTCCTTTAAATAAAATATTAAAGAAAAAGGTGAAGAAATGA
- a CDS encoding SDR family NAD(P)-dependent oxidoreductase: MKNILVTGAAGFIGFYLSKRLLEEGQTVIGFDNLNDYYDVTLKEARLDILKKYDKFTFIKGDLKDKDFIFELFKTYNFEIVVNLAAQAGVRYSITNPDAYINSNIIGFFNILEACRNFPVKHLVYASSSSVYGTNKKIPYSTEDKVDNPVSLYAATKKSNELMAHAYSKLYKIPVTGLRFFTVYGPMGRPDMAYFGFTNKLIKGEKIQIFNFGDMKRDFTYVDDIVEGIVNVMKKPPLKNEDDAFYKVYNIGNNNPENLLYFVETLEKALMKYGIIKKEAEKEFLPMQPGDVYQTFADVDELIKDFDFKPNTSLEEGLDRFAKWYKDFYIKE, translated from the coding sequence ATGAAAAACATTTTAGTTACAGGTGCTGCCGGTTTTATTGGCTTTTATCTTTCAAAAAGGCTTCTTGAAGAAGGGCAAACAGTTATAGGTTTTGATAACCTTAACGATTATTATGATGTAACCCTTAAAGAAGCAAGGCTTGACATTTTAAAGAAATATGATAAATTCACTTTTATTAAAGGTGATTTAAAAGATAAAGATTTTATCTTTGAGTTATTTAAAACATATAATTTTGAAATTGTGGTAAACCTTGCTGCTCAGGCAGGTGTGCGTTACTCAATCACTAATCCTGATGCGTATATAAACAGTAATATTATCGGTTTCTTCAATATTCTTGAGGCATGCAGAAACTTCCCTGTTAAGCATCTTGTATATGCATCAAGTTCATCAGTTTACGGAACAAATAAGAAAATTCCGTATTCAACCGAAGATAAAGTTGATAACCCTGTGTCTTTATACGCTGCAACGAAAAAGTCAAACGAACTTATGGCACATGCGTATTCCAAACTTTATAAAATACCTGTAACAGGCCTTAGATTTTTCACTGTTTATGGGCCTATGGGAAGACCTGATATGGCATATTTCGGTTTTACCAACAAACTTATTAAGGGAGAAAAAATTCAGATTTTCAACTTCGGCGATATGAAAAGAGATTTTACATATGTTGACGATATAGTAGAAGGAATCGTTAATGTTATGAAAAAACCGCCGCTAAAGAATGAAGATGATGCATTTTATAAGGTGTATAACATAGGAAACAACAATCCTGAAAATCTATTGTATTTTGTTGAAACTCTTGAAAAAGCATTAATGAAATACGGAATAATTAAAAAAGAAGCAGAAAAAGAGTTTTTACCTATGCAACCTGGAGATGTTTACCAGACTTTTGCAGATGTTGATGAACTTATAAAAGATTTTGACTTCAAGCCAAACACATCTTTAGAAGAAGGGCTTGACCGTTTTGCAAAGTGGTATAAAGATTTTTATATAAAGGAGTAA